The following are encoded together in the Pleurocapsa sp. FMAR1 genome:
- a CDS encoding SDR family oxidoreductase: MSSRSQDKLNHVANSIVGNVKAIAANILDENSVDALFEQVGSFDHLVVTAVADENSLRSSLADMDTETARRGMEKFWGTFFAARAAVKNIAQDGSITLTSSVSIFKPSKTGGVSVMSAASGAVAVFGRTLAAELAPIRVNVIAPGVVETGVWSNQSNSERSDLLEWAEKSLRVEHIGQAEELAQAILSLITNSYITGVVLPVDGGLSIT; this comes from the coding sequence ATATCAAGTAGATCTCAAGATAAATTAAATCACGTAGCAAACTCTATTGTAGGAAACGTTAAAGCGATCGCTGCTAATATATTAGACGAAAATTCTGTTGATGCTTTGTTCGAGCAAGTTGGCAGTTTTGACCATTTAGTTGTAACAGCCGTAGCTGATGAAAACTCTCTGCGTTCCTCTTTAGCAGACATGGACACAGAAACGGCTCGACGGGGCATGGAGAAATTTTGGGGAACATTTTTTGCAGCAAGAGCGGCAGTTAAAAATATCGCTCAGGATGGATCGATTACTCTAACTTCAAGTGTTTCAATCTTCAAGCCTTCAAAAACAGGAGGTGTTTCAGTAATGTCGGCTGCTAGTGGCGCAGTTGCGGTGTTTGGTCGAACTCTTGCAGCAGAACTTGCACCCATTAGAGTCAACGTAATTGCTCCTGGTGTTGTAGAAACAGGTGTATGGAGTAACCAAAGTAATTCTGAACGATCTGACTTGTTAGAGTGGGCAGAAAAATCACTTCGTGTAGAACACATTGGACAGGCAGAAGAACTGGCTCAGGCAATATTGAGCCTGATTACCAACTCATATATTACAGGAGTTGTTTTGCCAGTAGATGGTGGTCTGAGTATTACATAA
- a CDS encoding DUF1643 domain-containing protein, with the protein MKEQSLYQRQCYEKRCLRLGFANRVILAWGNHGTWQKQDLYTLYLLKNHTHLYSLGITKKGCPRHPLYLRKTTKSQIYGTVA; encoded by the coding sequence ATGAAAGAGCAATCGCTGTATCAAAGACAGTGTTATGAAAAGCGATGCCTTCGGCTAGGCTTCGCCAATCGCGTCATCTTAGCCTGGGGCAATCATGGAACATGGCAAAAGCAAGATTTATATACTCTCTATCTACTAAAAAACCATACTCATCTTTACTCTTTGGGCATTACTAAAAAAGGTTGTCCCCGTCATCCACTGTATCTCCGTAAAACAACTAAGTCTCAGATATACGGTACTGTTGCGTAA
- a CDS encoding Clp protease N-terminal domain-containing protein, whose protein sequence is MVVKVQNNSTITPEHLMLGFLSLGEGVAVELLRDLVIDTEAFRSHLIEALYGK, encoded by the coding sequence ATGGTTGTTAAGGTACAAAATAATTCGACGATCACACCAGAACATTTAATGCTGGGATTTTTAAGTCTTGGTGAAGGTGTTGCTGTTGAATTATTACGAGATTTGGTAATAGACACAGAAGCATTTCGTTCGCATCTAATCGAAGCACTATACGGAAAATGA
- a CDS encoding trypsin-like peptidase domain-containing protein, with product MKNRYLLLVICLTAINLGVIKTVWGSAVEKNNSQSTQVDKSKFSNSLVTQNSEEATRIQVYKEANPAVVEIVYDVEDGQISGSGSIVDPSGLVLTNAHVLKQASSTVGVILADGQKAIADVVGFADRDLDLAAIKIRDRDNLPTISMVNSVEVGQSVYAIGSPQGLQNTFTSGIVSAVYPDKGMIQHDAAINHGNSGGPLLNSQGEMVGVNTAIATAEVFDPNTGEVIGESDGSIGISFALATNLVQPFLTAIEQGNVPESAQKPAQPRQNAQVKPLPAEAQTLTATLKEGDEVLPNNSYFHLYTFEGRAGEKVAIEMDSEQIDPSLRLISLSKPKKPTLLEQNDDISPTNFNAQLSATLPEDGTYLIMAHTFEPGESGDYTLKLSPQ from the coding sequence ATGAAAAATAGATATTTGCTTTTGGTAATATGTTTAACTGCAATAAATCTGGGAGTTATTAAAACTGTTTGGGGTTCAGCAGTAGAAAAAAATAATTCTCAATCCACTCAGGTAGACAAGAGTAAATTTTCTAACTCTCTTGTTACTCAAAACTCAGAAGAAGCAACTAGAATTCAGGTTTATAAAGAGGCGAACCCTGCTGTAGTCGAGATTGTTTATGATGTCGAAGACGGACAGATTAGCGGTAGTGGATCGATTGTCGATCCCTCTGGATTAGTCCTAACCAACGCACACGTACTCAAACAAGCATCTTCAACTGTTGGGGTGATTTTAGCAGATGGACAAAAAGCTATAGCTGATGTGGTTGGCTTTGCCGATCGCGATTTGGATTTAGCAGCAATTAAAATACGCGATCGCGATAATTTACCGACTATTTCTATGGTTAATTCGGTAGAGGTAGGACAATCTGTCTATGCAATTGGTAGTCCCCAAGGATTGCAAAACACTTTTACCAGTGGCATTGTCAGTGCTGTCTATCCAGACAAAGGAATGATTCAACACGATGCAGCCATTAATCACGGTAATTCAGGAGGGCCACTGCTGAATTCTCAAGGAGAGATGGTCGGCGTGAATACAGCGATCGCCACTGCTGAAGTATTCGATCCTAATACGGGAGAGGTGATTGGTGAAAGTGATGGGTCAATCGGCATTAGTTTTGCCCTTGCCACTAATTTAGTCCAACCATTTTTAACGGCGATCGAGCAGGGAAATGTACCTGAGTCTGCTCAAAAGCCAGCGCAACCAAGGCAGAATGCACAAGTAAAACCCTTGCCTGCCGAAGCTCAAACATTAACCGCCACTCTCAAAGAAGGTGATGAGGTGCTGCCCAATAACAGCTATTTTCATCTTTACACTTTTGAGGGTCGAGCAGGGGAGAAAGTGGCGATTGAAATGGATAGTGAGCAAATCGATCCATCTTTAAGATTGATATCGCTGAGTAAACCCAAAAAACCGACCTTATTGGAGCAAAACGATGATATTTCACCCACTAACTTTAACGCTCAATTAAGTGCAACTTTACCCGAAGATGGCACTTATTTAATTATGGCGCACACCTTTGAACCAGGAGAATCGGGAGACTATACTCTCAAGCTTTCGCCTCAGTAA
- a CDS encoding COP23 domain-containing protein, which yields MMNNKLFSVIAVSTGIAISGIGLNSESAKAQEQVQFVCAQSFDQQTNQKLPTTFAWTSRGKIAVVRWETNAFKNFSPQTRCQKVSPRFQEAYDNGGINFLTNGRINQQPVICIARESGGECDTLLMTLRPDDNPITVLTQLQEVLNGRQVGAVRHSSNVPQLYYQVDFENFLRTAPVESK from the coding sequence ATGATGAACAATAAACTATTTTCTGTAATAGCTGTAAGTACTGGAATTGCTATCTCTGGAATAGGATTAAACAGCGAGTCAGCCAAAGCTCAAGAACAAGTTCAATTTGTCTGCGCTCAAAGCTTCGATCAGCAAACTAATCAAAAGCTACCCACCACTTTTGCCTGGACATCGAGAGGGAAAATAGCTGTGGTGCGATGGGAGACAAATGCCTTTAAAAATTTCTCTCCCCAAACAAGGTGTCAAAAAGTTTCCCCCAGATTTCAAGAAGCTTACGATAACGGCGGGATAAATTTTCTGACCAATGGTCGGATCAACCAACAGCCAGTAATTTGCATCGCTCGCGAGTCGGGTGGAGAATGCGATACGTTGCTCATGACCCTTAGACCAGACGATAACCCGATCACTGTTCTAACACAACTACAGGAAGTACTTAATGGTCGTCAGGTGGGAGCGGTACGTCACAGTTCTAATGTTCCGCAATTGTATTATCAGGTTGATTTTGAGAATTTTCTGCGTACTGCACCTGTAGAGAGTAAATAG
- a CDS encoding M15 family metallopeptidase, protein MLTEDMDFAIFNELDSSGANWQPNGNFIETNPLQLEDNFQSSGSFSTPELEEIIATNGTKEMEFQWQFPESDLTGNFNSNSAYQWNHGDPLTGNFNSAYQWNHGDPFTGNKAIDSDSTDSTKRDVFTDSEAVLEASVFEARNQLEIFANGEDFFNELNQAFELDVSSTEAKAVIEDLASGETMPKIEILSANELNNANAAFGEETIYVSEEFLSDNSDSLDVVEGVLLEEMGHYVDRELNLFDSPGDEGDIFSQLVRGDTISGAELDDLQAEDDSATISVDGEVISVELAEPSSLEPTPGTDYTELVPIPPDSEINQGLTSPLPEVMYDLIGDPGNAETGEVSPELEELLVTRNVGPFEVSGLTPAVDALERIFTQVKEDNPELYEQLGYSGMYNLRRINSVDTGPIPGTISNHSWGTAIDINIGDDPDFETDGKTDRGLVELAPYFEKEGFYWGAGFDTNEDPMHFEASKELLERWR, encoded by the coding sequence ATGCTGACAGAAGATATGGATTTTGCGATCTTTAACGAGCTAGATTCGTCGGGAGCTAATTGGCAACCAAATGGTAATTTCATAGAAACAAACCCTTTACAACTAGAAGACAATTTTCAGTCATCAGGAAGTTTTAGCACCCCTGAGTTGGAAGAAATAATAGCTACCAATGGAACTAAAGAAATGGAGTTTCAATGGCAGTTTCCCGAAAGTGACTTGACTGGCAATTTCAATTCCAATTCTGCTTATCAGTGGAATCATGGCGACCCGTTGACTGGCAATTTCAATTCTGCTTATCAATGGAATCATGGCGACCCATTTACTGGCAATAAAGCTATAGATTCAGATTCAACCGATTCAACCAAAAGAGATGTCTTCACCGATAGCGAAGCTGTTTTAGAAGCGTCTGTGTTTGAAGCTAGAAATCAGTTAGAAATATTTGCTAATGGTGAAGACTTTTTCAACGAGTTAAACCAAGCCTTCGAGCTTGATGTATCTTCAACTGAAGCTAAGGCTGTAATTGAGGACTTGGCTAGCGGTGAAACTATGCCTAAGATTGAAATTCTCTCCGCTAACGAGCTAAATAATGCCAATGCTGCTTTTGGCGAAGAAACTATTTATGTTTCTGAAGAATTCCTCAGCGACAATAGCGATAGTCTAGATGTGGTAGAGGGCGTGTTGCTAGAAGAAATGGGTCATTATGTCGATCGAGAACTCAACCTCTTTGATTCTCCTGGCGATGAAGGCGATATTTTTTCCCAACTGGTTCGAGGTGACACGATTAGCGGGGCTGAACTAGACGATTTGCAAGCTGAAGACGACAGTGCCACGATTAGTGTTGATGGAGAAGTGATTAGTGTCGAGCTAGCCGAACCTTCATCACTAGAACCAACACCTGGTACTGATTACACTGAACTCGTTCCCATTCCGCCAGATTCAGAAATAAATCAAGGACTAACATCACCGTTACCAGAAGTTATGTATGATCTTATTGGCGATCCAGGTAATGCAGAAACAGGAGAAGTTAGTCCAGAACTTGAGGAGCTTCTCGTAACCCGAAATGTAGGTCCGTTTGAAGTTTCTGGACTTACGCCTGCGGTTGACGCTCTTGAACGAATTTTTACTCAGGTCAAAGAAGATAATCCAGAGCTTTATGAGCAATTGGGATATTCTGGGATGTACAACTTGCGTCGGATAAATAGTGTAGATACCGGTCCTATACCAGGTACTATATCAAATCACTCTTGGGGAACAGCCATCGATATCAATATTGGCGACGATCCCGACTTTGAAACAGATGGTAAAACTGACAGAGGACTCGTAGAGTTAGCTCCCTATTTTGAAAAAGAGGGTTTCTATTGGGGAGCTGGATTTGATACTAATGAAGATCCGATGCACTTTGAGGCTTCAAAAGAATTGCTCGAACGGTGGAGATGA
- a CDS encoding hydroxysqualene dehydroxylase — protein MSESKKVIVIGAGWAGLGATSHLVEQGYDVTLLEAAPYPGGLVAGWKTPGGRSVEGGIHGFWYPYRNIFSKVKQLKLDPFTRFTRSSQYSPAGLEVESPIFQNEPRLPSPLGTFIYTKFKRLPLSDRLSALPLLYSIIDFDNSHEAWASYDKMTARELFKQYGVSERLYKESFEPMLLVGLFAPGEQCSAAAALGMLYYFILAHQPDFDVVWCRGTVGEKIFQPWIDEIERAGGKVLTNKRVSDIVVDDARKATGVKCGDEFFAADAIISSISITGMKKIVESSSTLSNYAQFRNLANLKGIDVLATRLWFDRKINIPLPSNACFGFDATTGWTFFDLNDLHDEYHNEPNTVIEADFYHANQLLSMSDEQIIDKVHRDLATCISGFGAAKVTDSSVIRVKEGVTHFFPGSYQNLLSAKTDIPNLYMSGDWIVTRHGSWSQEKAYVTGLEAANLVIKELGMGIEANIISIEADEPHIQVARTINKTVRDWTQFLPKFW, from the coding sequence ATGTCAGAATCAAAAAAAGTTATAGTTATTGGCGCAGGTTGGGCTGGTTTGGGGGCGACATCCCATTTAGTCGAGCAAGGTTATGATGTTACTCTTTTGGAGGCAGCACCATATCCAGGGGGTTTGGTAGCGGGTTGGAAGACACCAGGAGGCAGATCCGTAGAAGGAGGAATTCATGGTTTTTGGTATCCTTACCGCAATATTTTCAGTAAAGTTAAACAATTAAAGCTCGATCCTTTTACTCGCTTTACCCGTTCGTCTCAATATTCCCCTGCGGGTCTAGAAGTAGAATCGCCCATTTTTCAAAATGAACCTCGTTTACCTTCTCCTTTGGGAACATTTATTTATACTAAGTTCAAACGTTTGCCTTTAAGCGATCGCCTTTCTGCTTTACCTCTCCTCTATTCGATCATAGATTTTGACAATTCTCATGAGGCTTGGGCTAGTTACGATAAAATGACTGCCAGAGAATTATTTAAACAGTATGGGGTATCAGAAAGACTTTACAAGGAATCCTTTGAACCGATGCTATTGGTGGGTTTATTCGCTCCAGGAGAACAATGTTCCGCAGCAGCAGCCTTGGGAATGCTCTACTATTTCATTTTGGCGCATCAGCCTGATTTTGATGTGGTCTGGTGTCGCGGTACTGTCGGCGAAAAAATTTTTCAACCCTGGATCGACGAAATAGAAAGGGCTGGCGGTAAAGTCCTAACCAACAAACGAGTTAGCGATATTGTGGTTGACGATGCCAGAAAAGCTACAGGAGTAAAATGTGGCGATGAATTCTTTGCTGCCGACGCAATTATTTCTAGTATCAGCATTACAGGAATGAAAAAGATTGTAGAAAGCAGCAGCACCCTTAGTAATTATGCCCAATTCCGTAACTTGGCTAATTTAAAAGGTATTGATGTTTTAGCTACCCGTTTATGGTTTGATCGCAAAATCAATATACCCTTACCTTCTAATGCTTGTTTTGGCTTTGATGCTACTACTGGCTGGACATTTTTCGACCTCAACGATCTTCATGATGAATATCACAACGAACCAAATACTGTCATTGAAGCAGATTTTTATCATGCCAACCAACTGTTATCGATGAGCGACGAACAAATTATTGATAAAGTACATCGCGATCTTGCTACCTGCATCTCTGGTTTTGGTGCAGCTAAGGTTACAGACAGCAGCGTTATCCGCGTCAAAGAAGGTGTCACTCACTTTTTCCCTGGTAGTTATCAAAATTTACTCTCGGCTAAAACCGATATTCCCAATCTATACATGAGTGGAGATTGGATTGTCACCCGTCACGGCTCTTGGTCGCAAGAGAAAGCCTATGTTACGGGTTTAGAAGCTGCAAATCTAGTTATCAAAGAGTTGGGCATGGGTATCGAGGCAAATATTATTTCCATCGAAGCCGACGAACCCCATATCCAAGTAGCTAGAACTATTAATAAAACTGTCAGAGACTGGACTCAGTTTTTACCTAAATTTTGGTAA
- a CDS encoding helix-turn-helix domain-containing protein, protein MRSIKISTMKQPEVGELIRSLRHELELTQQQLSVELGTVTSTVNRWEMGHSQPSPMALKLIEAKLTELGERGAKLRSRFGEAHSRSR, encoded by the coding sequence ATGCGGTCAATAAAAATCAGCACGATGAAGCAACCTGAAGTGGGTGAGTTGATTCGTTCGCTTCGGCATGAATTGGAGCTTACACAGCAACAGTTAAGTGTCGAACTGGGAACAGTTACATCCACAGTTAATAGGTGGGAAATGGGTCATTCTCAACCATCGCCAATGGCTCTCAAGTTAATTGAGGCAAAGCTTACAGAGTTGGGGGAAAGAGGTGCGAAGTTGCGATCTCGCTTTGGCGAGGCGCATTCGCGATCGCGATAA
- a CDS encoding HAD family hydrolase, whose amino-acid sequence MLYLRQLNNPSCHLLLSEDVKSDFAEFSQSDTKPDVVVIGDIGDRWNYFMINKVFKMLINRAIANCPAQRKILAS is encoded by the coding sequence GTGCTATATTTACGGCAATTAAACAATCCCTCATGTCATTTACTGCTGTCTGAGGATGTAAAGAGCGATTTTGCCGAATTTTCTCAATCCGATACAAAACCAGATGTAGTTGTGATTGGGGATATAGGCGATCGCTGGAACTACTTCATGATAAATAAGGTCTTTAAGATGTTAATTAATAGAGCGATCGCTAATTGCCCTGCACAAAGGAAAATACTGGCAAGCTGA
- a CDS encoding serine protease, which produces MKKSFCIALITCSSLLLIPTACKQSQTTNYNQSAVVAKKVSKESIQQTASAITVKVMVRKYNDNLDEANSSSGSGVLIAQSGNIYTVVTNAHVIGDDNGSYQIQTFDGKKHDAILKNIKSDRSGQKDLTLLQFQATEKYTPASLEDNKQVTPNQAVFTSGFADGEYELTFNSGKIGQVSQKPLVGGYQIGFTNSTKQGMSGGALLNDEGKVIGVLGLGAAAILDGAYLYADGSHPDAQMLEKLRENSFAVPIASLTARNDLSTTLATTKPNQSTKYQGMVGKIDSIAEKISVKINSKNNGNGSGVIVAHEGDTYYVVTAGHVVTNKDDYTVVTSDGQSYSIAKATIKTSQGVDLAIVKFTSQESYSTATIADYINNPDFRTSLSDSFIFVSGFPGNQREKNLTGGQISETGNQAAEMTKDSFSLTNGNGLLYTNLSLPGMSGGAVLDSQGRLIGINTGAENEYVEEKPGQYAEVALGYSLGIPSKKLLNLAKLTDISSTALKEDNSIPLKLTDLEKKSIKEQLFNFKVPGKNATETDWLNYGNQLWRASEGEKAAKKAVAAFDRAIAINPQEYRAYYGKASALSSQQAIDALKQATKLNPDFYAAWQQLAFKLSYYGESSQALAAYNRAIQLEPKVFTNYVRRGEILQRLKRYQEAIASYNQSLELQPTSEAYENRGNINFGLENYQSAIADYNRAKKLNPEGKSHYINNIGIAYNQLKDYKSAVAILSRAIKQSDSSQDWITTSQLYDNRGDAYSELKNYQAALADYNQAIKLDTYTPDPETYLNRALIYYHLKNVQKGDRDLEKGIQILKQELTPNDEPKLRDLAKIFKDAGKPEAERKIQRLIPYIKASNPIAQGTKLVESKKYREAVKLYTKAIAIDPQLRVAYTARAACYYNLKEYQLALKDLNKAIEINPKYASAYAYRSSTYIKLKDDRQALSDSNQAISLNPKLALAYLTRGKAYYLLNQQQKAKNNWQKSAELYYEHHEPGTEQGASLEAKLKKLEQEAQQAQQENNLESYQATKAALKQFQLVYYTEQGGNLLYDSEIRLTGKQKAVEFFTKAIALNDKYVEAYLGRARAYKDLKNYPKAIADFNKASEINHNIWSYADLADLYIDLKDYKSALSTYTKAIAIYPDSDIRIRRAGIYLFQLKDYKSAIADYTKTSENRPESPDSHLGRGQAYFSLKNYKSAIADFTKAIQLFPEYTEAYWHRSIVYNTLQDYQSATKDLTKALDICNADKNNFCAKFPPSYVQLYLDRSVNYFSLEQYSQALVDLNKVISIEPKNVNAYLVRGSTYSSLEQYSQALVDLNKAISLEPKNADAYLVRAKVYYSLKDKQQAIENWKTVAKLHKQQGDLPIAIQDSQKDAQLYQQQGKVKDYQRVQQAIEVFKQFQ; this is translated from the coding sequence ATGAAAAAATCATTTTGCATCGCCTTAATCACTTGCAGTAGCTTATTACTCATCCCTACTGCCTGTAAACAAAGTCAAACAACTAATTATAACCAGTCTGCTGTAGTTGCTAAAAAGGTATCAAAGGAATCAATTCAACAAACCGCCTCAGCGATTACAGTAAAAGTTATGGTTAGAAAATATAATGACAACCTTGATGAAGCTAATTCTAGTAGTGGTTCAGGGGTTTTAATTGCTCAATCAGGAAACATCTATACTGTTGTGACTAATGCTCATGTCATTGGTGATGATAATGGCTCTTATCAAATTCAAACCTTTGATGGTAAAAAACACGACGCAATTCTAAAAAATATTAAGAGCGATCGATCTGGTCAAAAAGACTTAACCTTATTGCAATTTCAAGCAACTGAAAAATATACCCCCGCCAGTTTGGAAGATAACAAACAAGTTACTCCCAATCAAGCAGTATTTACCTCTGGATTTGCTGATGGTGAATATGAGTTAACTTTTAATTCAGGCAAGATTGGGCAGGTTAGCCAAAAACCTTTAGTGGGTGGTTATCAAATTGGTTTTACCAACTCTACTAAACAAGGTATGAGTGGTGGTGCATTATTGAATGACGAAGGAAAAGTTATTGGCGTTTTGGGGTTAGGTGCTGCTGCAATTCTCGATGGTGCTTATCTCTATGCCGATGGTTCTCATCCTGATGCACAGATGCTAGAGAAATTAAGAGAAAATAGTTTTGCTGTTCCTATTGCCAGTTTAACCGCACGGAATGATTTATCCACCACATTAGCAACCACCAAACCTAATCAGTCAACTAAATATCAAGGTATGGTAGGGAAAATAGATAGTATTGCCGAGAAAATCAGCGTAAAAATAAATTCCAAAAATAACGGTAATGGTTCGGGGGTAATTGTTGCCCATGAGGGAGATACTTACTATGTTGTCACCGCAGGTCATGTAGTGACTAATAAAGATGATTATACTGTTGTTACGTCCGATGGACAGTCATATTCCATCGCCAAGGCAACTATCAAAACTTCTCAAGGAGTAGATTTAGCAATCGTAAAGTTTACTAGCCAAGAAAGCTACTCCACTGCAACTATTGCAGACTACATCAATAATCCAGATTTTAGAACGTCGCTATCTGATAGTTTTATTTTTGTCTCAGGATTTCCAGGCAATCAAAGAGAAAAAAACCTAACTGGGGGTCAGATTTCTGAGACTGGAAACCAGGCAGCAGAAATGACCAAAGATTCTTTTTCTCTAACTAATGGCAATGGATTGCTGTATACAAATCTCTCTTTACCAGGGATGAGTGGCGGTGCAGTCTTAGATAGTCAAGGTCGTTTAATAGGAATCAATACTGGCGCAGAAAATGAATATGTAGAAGAAAAACCAGGTCAATATGCAGAGGTTGCTTTAGGTTATAGCTTGGGAATACCGAGCAAGAAGTTGTTAAATTTAGCCAAATTGACTGATATTTCCTCAACAGCTTTAAAAGAAGATAACTCCATACCTTTAAAACTAACGGATCTAGAAAAAAAATCGATTAAAGAGCAATTATTTAATTTCAAAGTTCCAGGAAAAAATGCCACCGAAACAGATTGGCTCAACTACGGTAATCAATTGTGGCGGGCTTCTGAAGGTGAAAAAGCAGCTAAAAAAGCAGTGGCAGCTTTTGACCGTGCGATCGCTATTAACCCCCAAGAATATCGTGCTTATTACGGTAAAGCTTCAGCCTTAAGTAGTCAACAAGCAATTGATGCTTTAAAACAAGCAACTAAGTTAAATCCTGACTTTTATGCAGCCTGGCAGCAATTAGCTTTTAAATTAAGTTACTATGGTGAGTCATCACAAGCACTCGCTGCCTATAACCGCGCCATTCAACTCGAACCTAAAGTTTTTACCAACTATGTTAGACGTGGTGAGATTTTGCAACGTTTAAAACGTTACCAAGAGGCGATCGCATCCTATAATCAGTCGCTCGAACTCCAGCCTACTTCAGAAGCATATGAAAATAGAGGCAACATTAACTTTGGGTTGGAAAACTATCAATCTGCTATTGCCGATTATAACCGAGCTAAGAAGCTCAATCCTGAAGGTAAAAGTCATTATATCAATAATATAGGTATTGCTTACAATCAACTAAAAGATTACAAATCTGCCGTTGCCATTCTTAGTAGAGCTATTAAACAGTCTGATTCTTCTCAAGATTGGATAACAACTAGCCAGCTTTATGATAATAGAGGCGATGCTTACAGTGAGCTAAAAAATTATCAAGCTGCACTAGCCGACTACAATCAAGCTATTAAATTAGATACTTATACTCCAGATCCAGAAACTTATCTCAATCGTGCTTTGATTTACTACCATTTAAAAAATGTTCAAAAAGGCGATCGCGATCTAGAAAAGGGCATACAAATATTAAAACAAGAGTTAACTCCTAATGATGAGCCAAAGCTACGAGATCTAGCGAAGATTTTCAAAGATGCAGGAAAACCAGAAGCCGAGCGAAAAATACAAAGACTAATCCCTTACATAAAAGCTAGTAATCCTATTGCTCAAGGCACTAAATTGGTAGAATCAAAAAAATATCGAGAAGCAGTTAAGCTTTACACCAAAGCTATTGCGATCGATCCTCAGTTACGAGTAGCTTATACTGCTCGTGCTGCTTGTTACTACAATTTAAAAGAGTATCAATTAGCTTTAAAAGATCTTAATAAAGCAATTGAAATTAATCCTAAATATGCCAGTGCATATGCTTATCGTAGCTCTACTTACATAAAGTTAAAAGACGATCGACAAGCACTAAGCGACTCTAACCAAGCTATTAGTCTCAATCCCAAACTAGCATTAGCTTATTTGACTCGTGGTAAAGCTTACTATCTTTTAAACCAGCAACAAAAAGCAAAAAACAATTGGCAGAAATCGGCAGAACTCTATTATGAACATCATGAACCTGGAACTGAACAAGGAGCCAGTTTAGAAGCCAAGCTCAAAAAACTAGAGCAAGAAGCTCAACAGGCTCAACAGGAAAATAATTTAGAATCTTATCAGGCAACGAAGGCAGCATTAAAGCAATTCCAATTAGTTTACTACACGGAGCAAGGTGGAAATTTACTATATGATAGTGAAATAAGACTTACAGGTAAACAAAAAGCCGTAGAATTTTTTACTAAAGCTATTGCTCTTAACGATAAATACGTCGAGGCTTATTTAGGACGTGCTAGAGCTTATAAAGATCTCAAGAATTATCCAAAAGCGATCGCTGACTTCAATAAAGCAAGTGAAATTAATCACAACATTTGGAGTTATGCGGATCTTGCCGATCTTTATATAGATTTAAAAGATTACAAATCCGCGCTCTCGACTTATACCAAAGCTATTGCCATTTATCCCGATTCTGATATTCGTATTAGGCGTGCTGGCATATATTTATTTCAATTAAAAGATTACAAATCCGCGATCGCTGACTACACTAAAACCAGTGAAAATCGTCCTGAATCGCCAGATAGTCACTTAGGTCGGGGTCAAGCGTATTTTTCTTTAAAGAACTATAAGTCAGCCATAGCTGATTTTACCAAGGCTATCCAACTCTTTCCTGAATATACAGAGGCTTATTGGCACCGTAGTATTGTTTATAACACTCTTCAAGATTATCAATCAGCAACTAAAGACCTCACTAAAGCTCTTGATATCTGCAATGCAGATAAAAACAATTTCTGTGCAAAGTTTCCACCTAGCTATGTACAGCTTTATCTAGATCGTAGTGTGAATTACTTTAGTTTAGAACAATATTCTCAAGCCCTTGTCGATCTTAATAAGGTTATTTCAATTGAGCCTAAAAATGTTAATGCTTATTTAGTGCGTGGTTCAACTTACTCTTCTTTGGAACAATATTCTCAAGCACTTGTCGATCTCAATAAAGCTATTTCACTTGAGCCTAAAAATGCTGATGCTTATTTAGTGCGTGCAAAAGTTTACTATTCTTTGAAAGATAAGCAACAAGCTATAGAAAATTGGAAAACCGTAGCCAAACTTCATAAACAACAAGGAGACTTGCCAATTGCCATCCAAGACTCACAAAAAGATGCTCAACTATATCAGCAACAAGGCAAAGTAAAAGATTACCAAAGAGTTCAACAAGCTATAGAAGTATTTAAGCAATTTCAATAA
- a CDS encoding HAD hydrolase-like protein yields MQLDIGAFVAGLEYASGKTATVVGKPSDSFFQLALAELELPAENVVMVRAKKAGLTGILVKTGKYRQELVERSDVEPDLVLESVTDIKQILD; encoded by the coding sequence TTGCAGTTAGATATCGGAGCTTTTGTCGCTGGTTTGGAATACGCCAGTGGAAAAACTGCAACTGTAGTTGGTAAACCTTCTGACTCTTTTTTTCAGTTAGCCTTAGCCGAACTAGAACTACCCGCAGAAAATGTCGTCATGGTGAGAGCTAAAAAAGCAGGGTTGACGGGAATTTTAGTCAAAACAGGTAAATATCGCCAAGAATTAGTCGAGCGTTCTGATGTAGAACCAGATCTAGTGTTGGAATCGGTGACAGATATAAAACAAATCTTGGATTAA